The genomic interval GTACTCTTTAATCTCGTGTGTATCCGTTGAACAGGCACCTAATACGAGTGAAGATGCAACCACCAAACCGAGTGTCTTGTTAAATTTCATTTTTTTGATTAGCCTCCTTGGGTATTTCAATAATGATGTTAATTAATTTCCACTCATTTCGCAAATACTTTTCTGTTCTATCCTTAATTTTTTTGTTATATTTTATAATAAGGACGGTGTATGACATGATTACTATGAAAGATATAATTAGAGACGGACACCCTACACTTCGTGAAAAAGCAAAAGAAGTTGAGTTTCCTTTATCAAATGAAGATCGCAATAAAATCCAAGAAATGCATGAGTTTTTAGTTAACAGCCAAGATGATGAAATCGCAAAAAAATACGGCTTACGTTCAGGTGTTGGTATTGCAGCACCTCAATTAAATATCTCTAAACGTATGCTTGCTGTTCATCTTCCTGATGATGGAGAAGGCAAATCTTATGAATTGATGTTAATCAACCCTAAAATTGTCAGCTATAGTGTTCAAGAAGCTTATCTGCCGACTGGCGAAGGCTGCTTAAGTGTTGATGAAGACATTCCAGGACTTGTTCATCGCCATAATCGTGTAACAGTTAAAGCGAAAGATATCGACGGCAACGACATTAACTTACGTCTTAAAGGTTATATTGCAATTGTAGTCCAACATGAAATTGATCATTTGGACGGCATTATGTTTTATGACCATATTGATAAAGAAAATCCGCTTCAACCGCACGAAGATGCTATCCGTCTGTTTTAAATAATAAGAACAACAAAACAAACCATATAGATTGCTTTTTGGGCAATCGTAATGAAGTGCTGATGTTAAAGTCAGCACTTTTTTATTTTGTCTTTTTATTGAGCTTGTTCAACTTGTGTATTCAACAAATGTCATGATTTCTGTTTTCATAAAATTGAATCCAGTCGTCTACTGTTATTTTCTCACTCAATTCACCGATTAAATCATAAGGTATATGATTGACATTGCGCATGCGGATACAGCTTTTCCCCATGTCCAGCTTTGTCGGCACGTCTTTTTGATAACGTGATATAAACCATCGCTTCAATTTTTCATCCCCATATATTCCCATATGATAGAGGTTGATAGAATTTTTCTGAGCTGCGATGCTGATAAAAGGAAGCGGTTCATCTTTGCGATTTAAATAACCATCAGGATACAGTGCTAACGGCACTACAAAACTTGGCATTCCATACTGCATAACAACCTGAAAACCCTTTGGCAAATGTTCAGCTACTGTTTCGAATAATTTTCTGAAGGCTGGTCGTCTTTTTTCATCAATTTTCATGATATAATCCTCAATCTCCACCCTATCAACCCTTTCTTTCCTTTAACATATGATTATTTTCCGACAAACAACTTATCAATAACCATTTAAATCGTATTTGTTTATATATGCGATGAATGCCCTTTCATCTTAGCATAGTTCAAGGTTATTCCCTTCTTTTTTGTTTACTATCTATCAGATTATTGGTATGCAAGTAAAACCGCTTTATTTATTGGTATACATCATGTAAAATAAGAGGTAACTGAAAATGAGTAAAAGTAGTAAGAGTCTCTAGTTATACTAAATTATTCATTTCAAAATAGAACGTCATTAAAATAAGTATCCTAGCAAACATACTGGGCAGTTAAGCTGGTATGTTGTATTTATTTATAAGAATAAGCTTGCACATCATTTATGATGAAATATACACCCAATAATTACTAGGATGTTAATTAATACTATATATGAAAAGAACTCAAACAATAGGAGGAAGAAATAAATTATGGCAATTTACAAAGTATTTTTTCAAGATGATAAATCAGAAGTGATCGTGCGTGAAAACACACACACTATCTACGTTGAAGGAAATTCTGAAGAAGAAGTAAGAAAATATTTGAAAAACAGAAATTATAACATTGAGTTTATAACTAAATTAGAGGGCGCACATTTAGAATATGAACAACAATCGGAAGATTATAAAGTGGAGCATATCCAATAATGAAGCAACTAAAAAATAATGAAGTCGGCGTATACGCACTTGGCGGACTTGGAGAAGTCGGCAAGAATACGTATGCTGTCGAATATAAAGATGAAATTGTCCTTATTGATGCAGGGATAAAATTCCCTGATGACAATTTATTAGGGATTGACTATGTCATCCCTGATTATTCTTATCTTGTACAAAACAAAGATAAGATTGTCGGGCTTTTCATCACACATGGACATGAAGACCATATCGGCGGTGTGCCCTTCTTATTAAAAGAACTTAATATACCGATATATGGCGGTCCTTTAGCACTTGGACTTATCCGCAACAAATTAGAAGAACATCATTTGCTAAGAACTGCTGAGTTGCATGAAATCAATGAAGATACAGAAATTGATTCTAAATATTTCAATATCTCATTTTATCTGACTACTCACAGTATTCCGGAAGCTTACGGTGTGATTGTGGATACTCCAGAAGGTAAAATTGTGCATACAGGTGATTTCAAATTTGATTTCACTCCTGTCGGCACACCTGCGAATATTGCAAAAATGGCCAAAATCGGTGAAGAAGGCGTTTTATGTCTTCTTTCTGATTCTACCAATGCTTTAGTCCCGAATTTCACTTTAAGTGAACGCGAAGTTGGACAAAATGTTGACAAAATTTTCCGTAAATGTACAGGCAGAATTATTTTTGCTACATTCGCTTCTAACATTTACCGCGTACAACAAGCTGTTGAAGCGGCTGTTAAATATAATCGGAAAATTGTTGTTTTTGGTCGTTCTATGGAAAATAACATTAAAATCGGGATGGAACTTGGTTACATTAAAGCACCACCTGAAACATTTATTGAACCTAATAAAATCAATTCAGTACCAAAACATGAATTGTTAATTTTATGTACTGGTTCTCAAGGTGAGCCAATGGCTGCACTTTCTAGAATTGCAAATGGTACACACAAACAAATTAAAATTATTCCTGAGGATACTGTTGTATTCAGTTCTTCACCTATCCCAGGCAACACAAAAAGTATTAACCGTACAATCAATGCATTGTACCGAGCTGGTGCAGATGTTATTCATAGTAAGATTTCTAATATCCACACATCAGGTCACGGTTCTCAAGGTGATCAGCAACTGATGCTTCGTTTGATTCGTCCGAAGTTCTTTATGCCGATTCATGGTGAGTATCGTATGTTGAAAGCACATTCTCAAACTGGTGTGCAATGCGGTGTTGAAGAAGATAATGTGTTTATCTTTGATAATGGTGATGTGTTGGCATTAACAAGAGATTCTGCACGTAAAGCAGGACGTATTCCGTCTGGAGATGTGCTGGTAGATGGAAGCGGTATTGGAGACATCGGTAATGTTGTTATCCGTGACCGTAAATTGTTATCTGAAGAAGGTTTAGTGATTGTTGTAGTAAGTATCGACTTCAATACAAACACTCTACTTTCAGGTCCTGATATTATTTCTCGTGGTTTTGTATACATGCGTGAATCAGGTCATTTAATTTATGATGCACAACGTAAAATTAAAACAGATGTCATCGGTAAATTAAACCAAAACAAAGATATACAATGGCATCAAATCAAGTCATCTATTATAGAAACATTGCAACCTTATCTTTATGAAAAAACAGCACGTAAACCCATGATTTTACCGGTAATTATGAAAGTAAATGAAGATGGCGAGCAAATTACTAAACCATCTAAACCGAAATCAAATTCTAAACCTAAGAAAAACAACAAAAAAGGTAATGGTTCGAACCCAAAAAATGAATCAAAAAATAATCAAGGCGGTCGTCCACCTAAACGCAATAATAACGGACGTAACGATCAATCTAAAAACAATAAACCCGCTAATAAAAAAGAATCAAGTTCTAAGTCAGGTTCAAACAGTACACAAAAACCACATCCAAAACCTAAAAATAAACCTGATTCTAAAAAAGAAAACAAAGAATAGTATATTTATATATTAAGAAATCCCGTATTACCAGTTTGGTAGTACGGGATTTTCTTATTTTCCTTGAGAGATAAACTCTAAAAATTCATCTCCCCATTTAATTACTATACATATATTTAGTGGACTAATTTTTTCTCAAATCTATTAAGGTCATTATCGTGACCAATCATAATCAAGATATCCCCTAATTCGATATTCATATTAGGATCTGGGGAAATAATGACATCTTTATCTCGCTTAATTGCAATAATATTAATACCATAATGCGCACGAATATCTAAATCTACAATTGATTGTCCTGCAATACGTTCATTTGCTTTAGCCTCAACAATTGAGTATTCATCTGCTAATTCTAGGTAATCTAATACACTTGCACTCGCAATATTATGAGCGATTCTACGTCCCATATCACGTTCTGGATGGACAACTAAATCCGCTCCGATTTTATTTAAGATTTTAGCGTGATAATCATTTTGCGCTTTAGCAATTACTTTTTTAACACCTAATTCTTTTAAAATCAATGTTGTCAAAGTACTCGTTTGAATATTTTCACCGATTGCAACAATGACTTGATCAAAGTTTCTAATACCTAAACTTTTCATCACTGCTTCATCTGTTGTATCCGCTACAACAGCATGTGTCGCAATTTCACTATATTCATTAACTCGAGCTTCGCTTAAGTCAATTGCCATAACATCCATGCCTAATGCATTCAGTTCTCTAACAATACTTCCGCCGAAGCGCCCTAATCCAATCACTACAAATTCTTTTTCCATAGTAACCTCCGAAAAATAAAAATGAGGCGAGGCATTGTTTAACTATACCTTGTTTGGTACAAGTGTATAGATTGCCTCGCCCCATCTGATTTTAAATATTAATAATGACCTTCTTCACTTTTACCTTCAACATAGTCTTTGCTGAAGATGAATAATCTCATTAATAATATTAACGATGGTATTAATAAAAGTAAACCACAAACTGCTGCAATTGTAAGTGCCAATGCCATCGGGTCATCTGTTTTATTCACATTACCATTAATGTAAGGATATAAGATGTATGGCCACTTACTGATACCGTATCCTCCAATTGCTGTAGCCATTTGTAAAATCACTAACATAAACGCTGTACCTGGGGATTTTTTCATAATTGTTAATACCCAAGCTGCAATTAAGCAGATAATACTGATTAAGAATAACCACCAGTATTGTGAAACAGCAATATCAAAGTGTTCTTTGTTTTGACTGCGTAATGTAATGAAAGCAAATAATGACACAAGTGCCATAGGCGGTCCCCAGAATATAAACCATTTTCTAAGTAAAGCATAAGCTTTCATCGCTTGTGCTTTTCGAGCATAGAATGTTAAGAAACCTGAAGAAATATACATCACTGCAACTAAAGCTAAGAATACGATTGACCAAGCAAACGGACTGAAGAATAAGTCTGCCCAGTTTAAATCAACATGGCCGCCTTTTCTAGTGATATAGCCGCCTTCAGAAATAACAAGTCCCATACTTAATGATGGCGGTATTAATAAACCGGCTATACTATAAATCAATAACCATGAAAACTTAGAATCTACACCGTAGTTTTGGAAAGCGTAGAAACTACCACGCATTGTTAGTAATAACAATCCAATAGAACCAGGCACTAACAAAACTGTTCCGTAATAGTAAGCAAAGTCAGGGAAGAACCCTACTATACCTACTGTAAAGAATACTAAAAATACGTTAGTAACTTCCCAAATAGGATTTAAATAACGCGCAATGATTGGCGTCAAAGTTTTTTGTGTTCCTCTTAATCTAGCTTGTAAAAGGAAAACACCGGCACCAAAGTCAATTGAAGCTACAACGATATAACAGAATAAGAACAAGTACAATACAATCATTCCTAATGCTGTAAAACTCATGATGCTTCACCTCGGTTTCCTTCTAATTTCTCAATATCTTTATATGGCGGTTTATTTTTAAACATACGAATTAGCACATATGCTGATGTGAACATAATAATAAAGTAAACTAATCCAAATGCTATAGTTACGCCAGTTAAACCTGCAGCATTTGTAGCCGCATCTGAAACTTTCATGTAACCTCTGATAATCCAAGGTTGACGACCCATTTCTGTTAAGAACCAACCGAACTCAATAGATAACATTGCTGCTGGTCCTGTAATCAACGTTGCATATAACAAAATTTTGTTAACTGAGAATTTACGCCATTTTTTAACGATTCTCGTTAACGTATAAATACCTGATACTGCTAAACAATACATACCGCCAGTAACCATTAAGTCAAAGAAGTAATGGACAATTAAAGGTGGCTGTGTATCTTTAGGAAACTCATTCAAGCCTTCAACTTTAGTATTAATATTGTTATCAGATAAGAAACTTAGCATACCAGGAATTTTGATTGCACCTGTAACTTTCTGATCTTTTTCATTCAATACACCAAAGACTTGTAAGTCCGCACGTTTTTCAGTGTCAAAATGCCATTCGTAGGCTGCTAATTTTTCAGGTTGTTCTTTGTGTAAGAATTTTGCTGACATATCTCCTGCTAAAATAGAACCGAGTGTAAAAATCAAACCTACAATCATTGTTAATTTTAATGCACCCTTATGATAGTCTCTATCTTGAGGAATTTTGTCTCTTAATAATTTGTATGCTGCAATAGCTGCTAATAAAAAGGCCATTGTCATAATTGCTGTCGTAATAACGTGGAATTGTCTAACGCCAAATGAAGCATTGAACATTGCTGCAATTGGATCCACATGAATCATACGACCATCTTTCATTTGGAAACCAGCTGGTGTGTTCATAAATGAGTTCACTGATGTAATGAAGAAAGCTGATAGCATACCTCCGATAACAACTGGTAAACCTATAATCATGTGTGTCCATTTATTTTTAAATCGATTCCAAGTATAGAAATATATACTTAAGAAAATTGCTTCAAAGAAGAATGCAAATACTTCCATGAATAATGGCAATGCAATGACGTGACCTGCTGTTTTCATAAATGTCGGCCAAAGTAATGATAATTGCAACTCGATAATCGTACCAGTTACAACTCCGACAGCTACAGTAATAGCATAGCCTTTCGCCCATCTTTTAGCTAATGTAATAAAGCGTGCGCTGTTCTTCTTGATGCCGATAAACTCAGCAATTACAAACATTAGTGGCATCCCCACGCCGATAGTTGCGAAAACTATGTGGACAGCTAATGTCATAGCAGTTAAAAATCTGCTTAGTTCTACTGCTCCCATGATATCACCCTAATCTTTTTATATTTGGTACTGTATAATGCCCGCAAGTTTCTAAGGAGTTGTATTTAAAATTTTGGTGTGGTTCTAGGTGATGATACTAATCTTTTCAACTTCACACATGTGGTATTTCATACACTCTTTCTCTTCACTAATGCACCAAGCTTGATTTTGTTTTTCACTTTTAATAAAGTTAAGTCATCAATTTATACAAAGGAAGATTTAACTATGACTCAAGTAACAATCTACACACAAAATGAATGTCCACCTTGTCAATTTGTAAAAAATTATTTTGATGAACATAACGTGGCTTATACCGAAAAAAATATCTCAAACTCGACTTTTCGAAATGAAATGATTGATTATGATGCTTTTTCTACACCTTTTATCTTGATTGACGATCATCCTATGTATCAGGTAGATTTAGATAAAATCAATCAACTACTTCAAATACATCATTAGTCACTTAAGAAAAAATGCACTGTATTCTTATAATTACCATGAAGTGTAATAGTTTAAACAATTATAGTTCGGCTAGTACATACACAGTACTATCTATGTTACGCTTCATCAAGCTTCTTTACAATTATTATAATCACATTTTACATTATATAGTTTTTTTATCCTAATATTTTGTCACAAATTTGTAAAAGATAAAAATATGTCGACACAATTAAAAAAATTGTCAAAAGTTGATAATAAAAGAAGACAGAACTGCGCTTCGATAAATGATGACACACAAAATAACCGTGTAAGCATGAATTTCACTTCGTGCTTACACGGTTTATTTTGTAATTATACTTAAGCGTTTTTAGTATATTCTTCAACCAAAGCTACAACTTCTTCTGAAGTCGCACATTGAATTGCTTTATCGCCTAATTCTTTCATATCACTTTCATTCAATGATCTAATTAAACGACGAGCTTTTAAGATTGATGTAGCACTCATAGAGAACTCATCTAATCCGAAACCTAACAACAATGGAATTGCTGTTTGATCCCCAGCCATTTCACCACACATACCTGTCCATTTACCTTCTGCATGTGAAGCTTCGATAACTTGCTTAACCAAACGCAAAATTGCTGGATTGTATGGTTGGTATAAATAAGAAACGCGTTCTGACATACGGTCAGCAGCCATTGTATACTGAATTAAATCATTTGTACCAATACTGAAGAAGTCTACTTCTTTAGCAAATACATCAGCAAGTGCTGCAGTTGAAGGAATTTCTACCATTATTCCTAATTCAATATCATCTGCTACTTCATAGCCTTCTTTTTTAAGATTAGCACGTTCTTCTTCAAGTATAGCTTTAGCATCACGGAATTCTTGAATTGTAGCAACCATAGGGAACATAATGTTCAACTTACCGAACACAGAGGCACGCAATAACGCACGTAATTGTGGTCGGAATATTTCAGGTTGAGCCAAGCATAAACGAATTGCACGGTAACCTAAGAATGGATTCATTTCTTCTGGCAAGTCAAGATAAGGTAATTCTTTGTCGCCGCCGATATCTAAAGTACGAACAACTACACGTTTACCTTTCATTGCTTCTAATACTGCTTTATATGCTTCAAACTGTTCTTCTTCAGTAGGCATTTGGTCTCTGCCCATGTATAAGAATTCAGTTCTATATAAACCAATACCTTCTGCACCATTTTCAATAACACCAGGCAAGTCATTAGGTGTACCGATATTTGCTGCAAGTTCAACATGATGACCATCAGCAGTTACTGAATCAGCATCACGTAATTTTTGCAATTCTTGCTTATCTTTAAAGAAGTTTTCACGTTTTTCTTGATATTCTGCAATTACCTCATCACTTGGATTAATAAGTACGTCACCAGTCATACCATCAACAATAACAGTATCTCCAGCCTCAACTTCTTCAGTAATAGATTTAGTACCTACTACTGCTGGAATTTCTAAAGAACGACTCATAATTGCTGAATGAGATGTTCTGCCTCCGATGTTTGTTACGAATCCTTGCACATATTCTTTATTCAATTGTGCAGTATCAGATGGTGTTAAGTCATTACCAATAATGACTACGCTTTCATCAATGATACTCGGATTTGGTAATTCAACACCTAAGATATGTGCTAATACACGTTTCGAAACATCACGGATATCAGCCGCACGTTCTGCCATATACTCATTGTCCATTGATTCAAAAATTGTGATAAATTGATTAGAAACGTCTGTTAAAGCTTGTGCAGCATTAACATTTTCGTTTTTAATCTTATCTTCAATTGGTTGGATAAGTTCAGGATCTTCAAGAACTAATAAATGTGCATCGAAAATAGCTGCTTTATCCGCACCCAATTGTTTTTCGGCATTATTTCTGATTTTAGTCAATTCAACTTTAGATTTATTAAGTGCGCCATTAAATTTAGCGACTTCAGCATCCGTATCTGCCACTGATTCATTATCAAATGATAGGTCAGGTTCAACTAACAGATAGGCTTTTGCAATTGCAACACCATCAGATGCTGCAATGCCTTTGATTTGTTTAGCCATATTATTCAGTTAATCCTTCTTTAGATAACACTTCAGTGATAGCTTGGATAGCATCTGCTTCGTCGCTACCGTCAGCATAGATAGTAATTTCTGCATCTTTGCCGACACCTAAACTCATAACACCCATAATAGATTTCAAGTTGACTTTTTTGCCGTTGTATTCTAATTGAATATCTGAATCAAATTTTGAAGCTGTTTGTACAAGCATTGTTGCTGGACGAGCGTGAATACCTGTTTCGTCGATGATAGTGTATGATTGTTGTTCCATAATAATCTTTCTCCTTCGCATCAATAAATTAGTGATAATTCACCTTTACATTATTACACATTAACTTTACCAAAATATGCATCTAAATTCAATTTGTTAATTCCTTGAGACCGTAAGATTTTTTTCTAATTTGTGAAAAAATTAACAATTATTCACCCGTTGGAGTTGCCAATAATTTTTTGGCAACGTTTTCACATTTCTGGATGTGTTCATCTCCTAATTTTTTCATAAAGTAATAACTGATTGACGCAGAAATAGCTTGACCCACTAATGGGAACCATTTTGTTTGCTTAGCAGCAGTACGCTTAGCAACATCTTTAATTGCGACTTTTAAAATAGCTTTGGATACTGTACGCCCGATAAATTGGCTACCTTGAATAGATGCGGCTACTAAAATACGCTCTTTCAAGTCATCACTCATATGACTCACTTGTTTATGATCTAAACCGTAAATTTTATTGATATCTTCAATAATGTCTTTCATCAATTTTAAATCTACACCGAAATCAAGCCCAGGAATTGGAACGACACTCGCTGCAGAAGACCAAAGTGACTTCTTGCGCACAAGTTCTTCTGCTCTTGCACGTCTGCGCTCTAAATCACTGTCATTGACTGGTAAAGCTGATTTCCCTGTAACCGGCTCTAAATCCATCACTTTATTGCCTAATTTATCACTTGTATTTTTAATCAATTTATCTTTAATTCCCATTTTCTTTCAACCTCCATTATATAATTTCTTCTTTACTTGATACCCGAACGAATACCACTTTTAGATACTTAGAAGGTTTATAATGCGGATTAGTTTTGAAGTCTTTTGGCAATCCCATTACCTCTTCAATTTCAAAATCTACATTCGCATCATTCAATGTTTTTTTAATCATATTTTTGAATGCTTTAGAAGAAAGTGCACTTGAATTTGTACTTAAAATTAATACACCGTCTTCATTCAAAATCGGTAATGCTTCTTCAATCAACTTATGATAATCTTTTTGTACTGTAAATACCTTCTTCTTATTACGTGCAAAACTTGGGGGATCAATCACAATTGTGTCGTATACACGATTATGTCTTGCAGCATAATGATAGAAATCAAAAGTATCCATTACATAAATAAATTGTGTTTTCGGGTCAATACCATTTACCCCGAAATTCTCTTCTGTCAAACTTCTTGAACGGTTTGCTAAATCAACACTTGTAGTATCCGCTGCGGTTTCAGCTGCAATAACTGAAAATGCTCCAGTATAACTGAAAAGATTCAATACATGATGATCAGGTGCATAAACATCACGTAGTTTTTTACGTACTTCTTTTTGGTCTAAGAAAATGCCCGTCATTGGACCGTCGTCTAAATCAACATTATAAAATGTAAAGTTTTCTTCAATGATAATTGGAAATTCTGGAGCTTCACCAGTTACGTATCCACTTTCAACAGCATCATCTTTAAATCGTGTTTTTTCAAAGATTGAAGTATATGGAAAGACATCTTGAACCGCATTAAGTACAATATTTCTAAATGCATAAATACCTTTTGAATACCATTGAACAAGTAAGTGACCATTATAATTATCTATAGTTAATCCGCCGATTCCATCTCCTTCTGCATTAAAAAGACGAAATGCATTTGTGCCATCTATATTAAAGAAATATTGACGGTAATCTAATGCTTCTTGGAATAATTCTGTAAAAAATGATGTATCGATTGTTTGCTCTGAGTCATAACTTAATACCCAACCTAATCCTTTATGTTGACGTCCAACATAAGCAGTTGCGATATAACGTCCATTATCAGTAACAATGTGAAAAATATCTCCATCTTCTAAATGGCTATGCTCATATATATCTTCTTCGTCTACTAAAGGATATTGATTTAAATACTTTTGTTCTTTACCTTTATTAATAACTGCTGTCTTCATATTAAATTCCGCCTTTTATAAGTATTTTATTTCATGTTAACGTATCATAACTTTCCTTTCTAAAAAGAAAGTTTAAAAAGCTGAGAAACTACTTAGCGTTCCTCAGCTTTGAATTTTACTGATTATCTACAGGAGTACGCATTTGAATTACAAACGCAATAATGACTGCAACCAGCATAATTAATAAAATTGGTGTGATAAAAATAGATAATAACAACCCGTGAATCATGATATTCACAAACTCAGTCAACAATTTAAAGAATAAGATACTGATCATGAACATTTGTACATAATAAAATTTACCACGTAAGAAATGCGTTAATGTTGTAATGATATAAATTATAATCACAACTAACAGTAAGAATAAAGTAATCCATTCAATGACGTAAGAAGTTTGGGATAATTCCCATTCACCTGAGGCAAATAAAGCATTTCTGTTATTCAATTCTAATAAGGTAAATAAGAATAAAACAATACCGCAAATCAGTTCAACAATTCCCGGTTTAATCCATTTTGGACGTTTCATCCAGTTAGGAATATCATCGTCTTGTATATCAATTTTTTCCTTGATTGTGTTTTTGAATTTATCACGTTTATTTCTGATTTTTTCTAAATCGATGCTTCGTCGAGTTCGATGTGTAAATTCTTGTGTACGTTCTTGGAACTCACGGAATTGTTCTTTCGTCTGGCTCATTGCACCATTTTTATCCGTACGAGAATACTCCATCTCTTCGCCTAGCTCTGCTTTAGTAAGCGGTAATGATCTTCTAAGGAAAAGGAAATTCCAAATCGATATTTGGGCTAGTATCCACATTACGATGAAGAAAGCATTTACACTTAAAATATCTATCATCGCAATTTCATGACTCTCGATACGGCCATATAATGCAATTTGTGTTATTAAATAACTAATTCCATATGCAGAAATTATCCATAAATAGTGTTCTTTTCTATGATTATGGTTCAAATCATCTTTATAGACAATGTAACCTGTATGCACGATAAATGGTACAACAAAAATAATTGCCGCAAAGCCATAGACTTGTGTCATCAAGATAATTGTAATAATAAAGAATAAAATTCCCACAATTAGGAAGAATATTGAAATGTCATAATCATATTTTGTTGTCACGAATAACAAATAACCAATCCATAATAATGCAACGCCGAATACTATGATAAATATGGCACTGAATATAGGGAACTGGCCGATAAACCG from Staphylococcus condimenti carries:
- the def gene encoding peptide deformylase, which translates into the protein MITMKDIIRDGHPTLREKAKEVEFPLSNEDRNKIQEMHEFLVNSQDDEIAKKYGLRSGVGIAAPQLNISKRMLAVHLPDDGEGKSYELMLINPKIVSYSVQEAYLPTGEGCLSVDEDIPGLVHRHNRVTVKAKDIDGNDINLRLKGYIAIVVQHEIDHLDGIMFYDHIDKENPLQPHEDAIRLF
- a CDS encoding DUF1801 domain-containing protein, which gives rise to MKIDEKRRPAFRKLFETVAEHLPKGFQVVMQYGMPSFVVPLALYPDGYLNRKDEPLPFISIAAQKNSINLYHMGIYGDEKLKRWFISRYQKDVPTKLDMGKSCIRMRNVNHIPYDLIGELSEKITVDDWIQFYENRNHDIC
- a CDS encoding DNA-dependent RNA polymerase subunit epsilon encodes the protein MAIYKVFFQDDKSEVIVRENTHTIYVEGNSEEEVRKYLKNRNYNIEFITKLEGAHLEYEQQSEDYKVEHIQ
- a CDS encoding potassium channel family protein, yielding MEKEFVVIGLGRFGGSIVRELNALGMDVMAIDLSEARVNEYSEIATHAVVADTTDEAVMKSLGIRNFDQVIVAIGENIQTSTLTTLILKELGVKKVIAKAQNDYHAKILNKIGADLVVHPERDMGRRIAHNIASASVLDYLELADEYSIVEAKANERIAGQSIVDLDIRAHYGINIIAIKRDKDVIISPDPNMNIELGDILIMIGHDNDLNRFEKKLVH
- a CDS encoding cytochrome d ubiquinol oxidase subunit II, translated to MSFTALGMIVLYLFLFCYIVVASIDFGAGVFLLQARLRGTQKTLTPIIARYLNPIWEVTNVFLVFFTVGIVGFFPDFAYYYGTVLLVPGSIGLLLLTMRGSFYAFQNYGVDSKFSWLLIYSIAGLLIPPSLSMGLVISEGGYITRKGGHVDLNWADLFFSPFAWSIVFLALVAVMYISSGFLTFYARKAQAMKAYALLRKWFIFWGPPMALVSLFAFITLRSQNKEHFDIAVSQYWWLFLISIICLIAAWVLTIMKKSPGTAFMLVILQMATAIGGYGISKWPYILYPYINGNVNKTDDPMALALTIAAVCGLLLLIPSLILLMRLFIFSKDYVEGKSEEGHY
- a CDS encoding cytochrome ubiquinol oxidase subunit I, producing the protein MGAVELSRFLTAMTLAVHIVFATIGVGMPLMFVIAEFIGIKKNSARFITLAKRWAKGYAITVAVGVVTGTIIELQLSLLWPTFMKTAGHVIALPLFMEVFAFFFEAIFLSIYFYTWNRFKNKWTHMIIGLPVVIGGMLSAFFITSVNSFMNTPAGFQMKDGRMIHVDPIAAMFNASFGVRQFHVITTAIMTMAFLLAAIAAYKLLRDKIPQDRDYHKGALKLTMIVGLIFTLGSILAGDMSAKFLHKEQPEKLAAYEWHFDTEKRADLQVFGVLNEKDQKVTGAIKIPGMLSFLSDNNINTKVEGLNEFPKDTQPPLIVHYFFDLMVTGGMYCLAVSGIYTLTRIVKKWRKFSVNKILLYATLITGPAAMLSIEFGWFLTEMGRQPWIIRGYMKVSDAATNAAGLTGVTIAFGLVYFIIMFTSAYVLIRMFKNKPPYKDIEKLEGNRGEAS
- a CDS encoding glutaredoxin family protein; translation: MTQVTIYTQNECPPCQFVKNYFDEHNVAYTEKNISNSTFRNEMIDYDAFSTPFILIDDHPMYQVDLDKINQLLQIHH
- the ptsP gene encoding phosphoenolpyruvate--protein phosphotransferase; protein product: MAKQIKGIAASDGVAIAKAYLLVEPDLSFDNESVADTDAEVAKFNGALNKSKVELTKIRNNAEKQLGADKAAIFDAHLLVLEDPELIQPIEDKIKNENVNAAQALTDVSNQFITIFESMDNEYMAERAADIRDVSKRVLAHILGVELPNPSIIDESVVIIGNDLTPSDTAQLNKEYVQGFVTNIGGRTSHSAIMSRSLEIPAVVGTKSITEEVEAGDTVIVDGMTGDVLINPSDEVIAEYQEKRENFFKDKQELQKLRDADSVTADGHHVELAANIGTPNDLPGVIENGAEGIGLYRTEFLYMGRDQMPTEEEQFEAYKAVLEAMKGKRVVVRTLDIGGDKELPYLDLPEEMNPFLGYRAIRLCLAQPEIFRPQLRALLRASVFGKLNIMFPMVATIQEFRDAKAILEEERANLKKEGYEVADDIELGIMVEIPSTAALADVFAKEVDFFSIGTNDLIQYTMAADRMSERVSYLYQPYNPAILRLVKQVIEASHAEGKWTGMCGEMAGDQTAIPLLLGFGLDEFSMSATSILKARRLIRSLNESDMKELGDKAIQCATSEEVVALVEEYTKNA
- a CDS encoding phosphocarrier protein HPr — protein: MEQQSYTIIDETGIHARPATMLVQTASKFDSDIQLEYNGKKVNLKSIMGVMSLGVGKDAEITIYADGSDEADAIQAITEVLSKEGLTE